CCGGCCCGACCCCGCTGCTGTGCGGGCCCCGAATAAATCACCTCTTGAACGTCGGCACGCCCGTCATGGTTGGTGTCCTGGCAAAAAATGACCCGCGAACCGGACGCGACCAGGACGCCGTTGCTCCAGCAGAACAGGGCCGAAGGCGCGGCGATGTTGTCGGCGAAATCGTGGCTGACGTCCATCCGGCCGTCCCCGTCGGTGTCGATGAGAAGTCGGATTCGGCCCAGGTGCGGCGGTGCTTCATCCGGCTCGGGAAACGCCCGATGCTCGGCCACAAAAAGACGGCCGTTGCCGTCGAAGGCCATGGCCACCGGATCAAACACCAGGGGCTCGGCTGCGACCAGTTGGATGCGAAACCCGGGCGCAAGCTGGAACTCCGACTCCAGGGCCGCGGCGTTGGTCGTCTGTGCCCGGGCCCGGGCAGACACTGCAATGCAGAGCAGGCAAACTCCGAGGGCCAGGGATCCCCGCCTCCGCAAACGAGCGCTGGGACGAGCCGTCGCCCGGCCGTTGTCCCCCACCGCGTTTGAGGGGCCGTGGGCCCCGGCTTCAGTTGCCGCTGGCCGGCCCATGAGCCCGACGCGACCGTGCCCGGTCATGGGAGCGGTTCCCTGGGTTGTTGCATGGCGCTTCCGCGCCGGGTTTACCTTGCGAATCCATGCTGTTTCAACCAGGCCGCACAGGCCACCGTCCACGGATGACGGCGGGCAGGATCCCACTCGCGGGTGCCCAGTCCCATCCCGTGCGGGCCCTTCTCGAACAGGTGAAGTTCAAACGGCACGCCCGCGCGCCGGAGGGCTTCCGCAAAGGCCACGCTGTTTTCCGGCGGGACACCCCGGTCCTCCAACGTGTGCCAGAGGAAACAGGGCGGCGTGTTCGACGTGACATTCCGGTCGTTCGAAAGCGCCCGGGCCAGTTCCTCGGGTGCGTTGGGTCCGAGAAGCTGGTCGCGAGACCCGCGGTGTGCATAGGGACCGCTGAGCTGGATGACCGGATAGCACAAAATCCCGAGATCCGGGCGCGAGCTTTGGCGTTCCACGGGATCGGCGGCGTCGGCACGCCCGTCATCGAAATGTGTGAGCAGGGTTGACGCCAGGTGGCCGCCGGCGGATGAGCCCATAATGCCCACCCGTCGAGGGTCCACACGATACTCCGGCGCATGCGCACGAACCCACCGCACGGCGCGGGCGGCATCCTGCAACATGACCGGGTGCCGATACCCACTTGATCCCAGGCGGTACTTGAGCACAAATCCGGCAATACCCAGCTCGTTCAACCACCTTGCATAGTGACTGCCTTCGTGATCCGCCAGCACGGCATACCCGCCGCCGGGACAGATGACCACCGCAGCGCCGGTCATGCGATCGGGCGGAGGTGGGAACGGGGTCAACGTGGGGACATCCTTCTCCTCCTGACCCAGGGCACCCGGCGGCGTGCCGGGCCAGAGCCGAATGGGTTCCAGAACCTGTGCAAGGCAACCCCAGGTGAAACCGGCCAAAAACAGGAGCAGCGTCGCTTTCATGGCAGGAGCAGCTTAAAGCCGCGCAAATCCCGGCTCAATGTTGGAAAAGAAAGCTGACCGTTACGCGGCGCATCTCAGCCGCTTCCGCGAGGGTGGGGCGTGGACCAGGACCATGAAACCTTTCCAAGTCCATGTTCTGGCTCTCCACCACAACCCACCTCTGACCGCTACACCCCTCGCATCCGCTGCCCGGCTCCCTTCCTGGTGATGGCACATGCCTGTCCATCAACCCGGGAAGCGCCCGCCGAGCGCTTCCTCAATGAGGTGAACCCAGACTTCCGCCGGTCGAAACCCGGACCGCAACGCTCCGGCACCTCCGGCCCAGGACCGTCTAGCGAACCGCCCGTCGGCCAAAGCCGAAGCACACCCGCGCGCTTCCGGGTCTCTAAAAGGCCGGCGCGGAGGCGGGGCAATGCGGGCCCCGCCCCCGCGCAGCTGTGGTTCGGGGGAGGGAGGATGCGCAGTTACGGTGCGATCCGGAACCGTGGCGTCGGGTTTTCCTTCGGCGGCGGCATCGGAATCGGATCATCCACGAA
The window above is part of the Limisphaera ngatamarikiensis genome. Proteins encoded here:
- a CDS encoding alpha/beta hydrolase, whose product is MKATLLLFLAGFTWGCLAQVLEPIRLWPGTPPGALGQEEKDVPTLTPFPPPPDRMTGAAVVICPGGGYAVLADHEGSHYARWLNELGIAGFVLKYRLGSSGYRHPVMLQDAARAVRWVRAHAPEYRVDPRRVGIMGSSAGGHLASTLLTHFDDGRADAADPVERQSSRPDLGILCYPVIQLSGPYAHRGSRDQLLGPNAPEELARALSNDRNVTSNTPPCFLWHTLEDRGVPPENSVAFAEALRRAGVPFELHLFEKGPHGMGLGTREWDPARRHPWTVACAAWLKQHGFAR